The sequence AATTGTTTCATGCAAAATATTATTTCGATGAATATTTTCAACTACTGGGAAGACCTTAATATCACCCGATCCATTTCCACTCACTAATACCGAAATCTCTTTCTCATACGGGATCCAGGCTTCTAATACGCACGTTCCTTCTCTAAGAATATTCATTGAAGGTGCTAAATCAGAGGTACTATATAGAACAAATTGCCCTTTTCCGTCATATCCGCCACGTGTGGTCTTTAAAACACACGGATAACCAATACCATCGATAGCGTCTTGAATATCTGTCGGACTAACAATTGTCGCAAACGGAGCAATGACTATATTATTTGCTTCTAAGAAAGATTTTTCTAGCAAACGATCTTGAGTAATAGCTAAAAGATCTGTTCCCTGAGGAATATTTACAAAATCTTGAACCTGCACCAATGCTCCAACATCTACATTTTCAAACTCATAGGTTAAAACTTGAGAACGCTTAGCAAGTTCTTCTAACGCTTCTATATCATCGTAATCAGCTAATAAATGCCAATCAGCAACTTGGGCAGCTGGACAATCGACAGTCGGATCCAAAACACCCACACGAAAACCCATCTCTCGTGCACTCAAGGCCATCATCCTGCCTAATTGTCCGCCACCGATAATACCGATCATTTGTCCCGGTAATAAAGGTTTATTCAAGTTCATCACTACTTTCCATCACAGTTTCTTCAAGAAATTTACGCTTAGCGTCTAATTTCCCTGCTAACTCTACATCATACATGGAAAGCATCTGAACTGCAAGTAGTCCGGCGTTCTTGGCACCTGATTCTCCAATTGCGGTCGTCGCAACCGGAACGCCTCCAGGCATTTGAACGATGGACAACAGCGAGTCTAGGCCATTCATTGCTTTCGATTGAATTGGAACACCAATCACCGGTAGCGTTGTTTTAGCCGCAACCATTCCCGGTAAATGTGCTGCACCTCCAGCACCTGCAATAATAACTTTAATCCCACGATCACGCGCTTGTCCAGCAAATTCAAACATATAATCTGGTGTACGATGCGCTGATACTACTTTTTTTTCATAAGAAATGCCAAATTCTTCTAAACTATCACACGCATGCTTCATTGTTGCCCAATCTGATATACTTCCCATAATCACTGAAACCACGATAGTCATAACATTCCCCTTTCTTTATTGTCCATTATATTTTATCAATGGAAATCATAGGTGTCAAAATTAAATCGAATATTATAGTTTTTTTTAATCTTAATGTTCGTATAAAACAAACAAAAAAAGAAAAACCGGGAGAATGTCCGGTTTTTCCGTTTCTACAACTCGGTAGGTTCTTCTTCATCTTTTAAACCATTAATCAATAAATTTAAGATAATCGCAGTTAAACTACTCATAACGATTCCATTACCCGTAAACATTCTCACCGTTTCCGGCATTTGTTGAAATAATGTTGGAAGCATATTAAATCCTAATCCGAAACCAATTGAAATAGCAATGATCAATAAGTTTTTATCATTATTATAATCAACTTTTGATAACATACGCATGCCTTGCACAGCTACCATACCGAACATCACTAACATCCCACCGCCTAAAACAGGTTCTGGAATAATTTGAGCGACCGCACCAACTTTTGGTAACAGACCCAATACAATCAAAAAGAAAGCTGAATAGTAAATTGGTCTTCTTGTTTTAATTCCAGAAAGCTGAACTAAACCAACATTTTGAGAAAAACCAGTATAAGGAAATGTATTGAAAATACCGCCTAAAATGACAGCTAACCCTTCTGCACGATACCCTTTTTTTAGCTCTTCTTCACCGATGTGCTTGCCTGTGATATCACCTAAAGCAAAATAAACACCTGTCGATTCAACCATACTCACGATTGAAATAATAATCATCAACACTATTGAAGAAATATCGAAGGTTGGTGTACCAAAGTAAAAAGGTTGAGGAAAATGGAACCAAGTTGCTTCACCCACTGGCGCTAAGTCAACTTGTCCTAAAATAGCCGCTAAAATAGTGCCGCCAACCAAGCCAACTAACACAGCAATCGACTTTATAAACCCTCTACCCCAAACCTGAATAACAATAATCAAAGCAATTGTTACAAAGGCCAAAAGTAGATTCGTTCCATCACCAAAATTAGCATCTGTTGCCAATCCTCCACCCATTTTTTCAACTGCTACCGGAATCAAGGTCAAACCGATCACAGTAATCACTGTTCCTGTTACTAAAGGTGGAAATAGTTTTTTTATTTTCGAAAAAATACCTGAGACTAGCACAACAAAAATACCTGAGGCAATAATCGAGCCATATATCGCTCCTACACCTTTATCACTACCGATCATGATCAACGGAGCTACCGCTTGAATCGCACAGCCAAGTACTACAGGCAAACCAATACCAAAAAATTTATTGACCGTCAGCTGCAGTAACGTTGCAATTCCGCACATAAAAATATCGATTGAAATCAAATACGTCATTTGCTCTGAATTAAAATTCAAACCAGTTCCTATCAGCAACGGTACAGCTACAGCACCTGCATACATAGCCAATAAATGCTGAAGCCCTAAAACAGCAGCTTTACCATTCTCAGTTTCAGGCTGATTCATCGATCCATTTAGTTCTGTTTTACTTTCCAAGTTTACGCATCCCCCTCAAAAAATTCGACTTCTCCATTTTTCAAGGAAGCAATACGCGCTAACGAAACAACACGCATCCCCATTTCTTCTAATAAATCCCGTCCATCTTGGAAAGACTTTTCAATCACAATCCCAATACCATCAACTTGGGCTCCTGCTTGTTGGCACAATTCAACTAATCCTTTAGCAGCTTGCCCATTGGCTAAAAAGTCATCGATGATCAATACTTTATCTTCACTTGATAAAAATTTTCTTGAAATCGAGATTTGGCTTGTCACTTGCTTAGTAAACGAATAGACAGATGCCGTCAACAACTCCTCATCCATCGTTAAACTTTTCGCTTTACGAGCAAAAATCATCGGTACATCTAATTTTTTTGCAGCAAAAAGAGCGGGTGCAATACCTGATGCTTCTATCGTAACTACTTTAGTAATACCAACCTCTGCGAAAACTTCCGCGAAACGATAGCCGATTGCTTCCATTAAATTAGGGTCCACTTGATGGGTAACAAAGCTATCTACTTTTAAGACGCCTTCCCCCAAAACACGACCATCTTCTTTGATTCGTTGTACTAATTCTTCCATTTCTTCCGACTCCTTCACCAATTTTTCAATGCGTCATTCCTTATAAAACAAAAAAACCTTTTCTGCGTAAGCAAAAAAGGGTCTCAGACACTTTTTCACTTATAGACCAACATTTACGGTGTTGGGTAGAGACGGCCATCCTTATTATGACCATATATAAGCTTCTCGTATTAGTATACAATAGTACAAAACTCTGAAAATTTCAATGAAAAAAAATATTTTTCATTGAAATCTTACAGAGTCTCTTGTCATTTCTATTCATCATTTAACAATCTTTTTCGAGACAAACTCCCTCCATTTTTTGTTAAATACATGGAAATTTCTAATCTCTAAAACGCTTTTTTCATTTTTTGTCATCTATGCTTCACAAAAAAATTCTAGAATTTAATTATACATCATTCTTTTTTTCCAAATTTCTATACTTATCCATTTTATGGCTAAAGAGTTCCCCATTACTTGGTGGTGTATATGTGATTGCATTCGCTCCAGCTTCAATCGTTTCTGTGATGGATGCATCAGTTGGACCCCCCGTTGCAATAATCGGTAATTTGGGATATTTATCACGGAAAAATTTAACTGTCTTAGCAGTCTCTTTCCCTGCACTGATATTGATCATTGTTACACCTGCTGCTATTTTCTCATCGATTGGCGTATGGACAGAAGTTACGGTACTAACTACTGGAATATCAACAACTTCACAAACCATTTCTACTGTTTCAACTGGCGTTGGTCCGTTTAGCACTACGCCAATCGAACCTTGTGCTTCTGCGAATAAACTCATATATGCACAACGTTGTCCTTGAGTTAAGCCACCCCCAACTCCTGAAAAAACAGGAATGTCGGCTGCCTCAATAATACTTTTAGTAATTGCTGGATGAGGTGTAAATGGATAAACAGCAATTACCGCATTGGCATCCGTATTTCTAATAATAGCAATATCTGTTGTAAAAATAATTGATTTGATTTTCTTTCCAAAAATTCGAATTCCACTCGCTTGTGCAATAACTTTCGGCACTTGCACAATATCCTGTTTTAATGGCGTAACAATTTCCGGCACCCACTTTTCATCCATTCAACCCACTCCTTTTGCTTTGTTGATTAATGATCATATTGATTAAGATCATAACTTTCAATTACATGTATCACTTTATCTGCATATGTAGGATCTGTTGCATAACCTGCATCTTGTAAAGCCTGTGCAGCTTGCTTATAATTTTTTGCCAAAAGGACATGTTCGTACAAACGTGGATTCCACGTTACACCATTAACAAATAAACGTGTGTGATCATCCATCGATTCTTCCCATGTGTTATATACTCTAAAGTCTCCTTGAATAACGATCCACTCTTCATTGATATATTCACGAGTTTCTAGGTTGACCTTTTTTTGCTCTCCATATGCTTTGATCCCAAATAAATTATTATATTTCGAGGCCAGAGTACTCTGTCCCCAATTTGATTCCAAAATCCCCTGACCTATGATAATACTAGGTAAAACACCA is a genomic window of Enterococcus haemoperoxidus ATCC BAA-382 containing:
- the purK gene encoding 5-(carboxyamino)imidazole ribonucleotide synthase, which gives rise to MMNLNKPLLPGQMIGIIGGGQLGRMMALSAREMGFRVGVLDPTVDCPAAQVADWHLLADYDDIEALEELAKRSQVLTYEFENVDVGALVQVQDFVNIPQGTDLLAITQDRLLEKSFLEANNIVIAPFATIVSPTDIQDAIDGIGYPCVLKTTRGGYDGKGQFVLYSTSDLAPSMNILREGTCVLEAWIPYEKEISVLVSGNGSGDIKVFPVVENIHRNNILHETIAPARVNDDVVEEAQRIARVIAEAVDLAGTLAVEMFLTSDGGIYVNELAPRPHNSGHYSIEACSTSQFDAHIRGICGWPLPDIELLSEAVMVNIIGNEVYETMDLISEKPDWHFHYYGKAEAKKGRKMGHITVLTEDIFETLEEIYQTNIWD
- a CDS encoding glycoside hydrolase family 73 protein, which codes for MNSPRYKKKKMRKTNLPALFAGLLIVGVAFIFSINVLSDSSKTVEESAQQKEQVSKEQFIDRISPHAKELQASYGVLPSIIIGQGILESNWGQSTLASKYNNLFGIKAYGEQKKVNLETREYINEEWIVIQGDFRVYNTWEESMDDHTRLFVNGVTWNPRLYEHVLLAKNYKQAAQALQDAGYATDPTYADKVIHVIESYDLNQYDH
- a CDS encoding xanthine phosphoribosyltransferase yields the protein MEELVQRIKEDGRVLGEGVLKVDSFVTHQVDPNLMEAIGYRFAEVFAEVGITKVVTIEASGIAPALFAAKKLDVPMIFARKAKSLTMDEELLTASVYSFTKQVTSQISISRKFLSSEDKVLIIDDFLANGQAAKGLVELCQQAGAQVDGIGIVIEKSFQDGRDLLEEMGMRVVSLARIASLKNGEVEFFEGDA
- a CDS encoding nucleobase:cation symporter-2 family protein, translated to MNQPETENGKAAVLGLQHLLAMYAGAVAVPLLIGTGLNFNSEQMTYLISIDIFMCGIATLLQLTVNKFFGIGLPVVLGCAIQAVAPLIMIGSDKGVGAIYGSIIASGIFVVLVSGIFSKIKKLFPPLVTGTVITVIGLTLIPVAVEKMGGGLATDANFGDGTNLLLAFVTIALIIVIQVWGRGFIKSIAVLVGLVGGTILAAILGQVDLAPVGEATWFHFPQPFYFGTPTFDISSIVLMIIISIVSMVESTGVYFALGDITGKHIGEEELKKGYRAEGLAVILGGIFNTFPYTGFSQNVGLVQLSGIKTRRPIYYSAFFLIVLGLLPKVGAVAQIIPEPVLGGGMLVMFGMVAVQGMRMLSKVDYNNDKNLLIIAISIGFGLGFNMLPTLFQQMPETVRMFTGNGIVMSSLTAIILNLLINGLKDEEEPTEL
- the purE gene encoding 5-(carboxyamino)imidazole ribonucleotide mutase — protein: MTIVVSVIMGSISDWATMKHACDSLEEFGISYEKKVVSAHRTPDYMFEFAGQARDRGIKVIIAGAGGAAHLPGMVAAKTTLPVIGVPIQSKAMNGLDSLLSIVQMPGGVPVATTAIGESGAKNAGLLAVQMLSMYDVELAGKLDAKRKFLEETVMESSDELE